One Streptococcus sp. zg-86 DNA window includes the following coding sequences:
- the rlmB gene encoding 23S rRNA (guanosine(2251)-2'-O)-methyltransferase RlmB translates to MKQVEENDIVYGVHAVVESLEANLGNKLYMQDDLRGKNVEKIKALAAEKKVSISWTSKKSLTDMTSGAVHQGFVLRVSAFAYAELGDILAKAEQEANPLILILDGLTDPHNFGSILRTADATQVAGIIIPKHRAVGVTPAVAKTSTGAVAHVPIARVTNLSQTLDALKEAGFWIFGTDMNGTPSHKWNTQGKLALIIGNEGKGISANIKKQVDEMITIPMKGHVQSLNASVAAAVLMYEVFRNKV, encoded by the coding sequence ATGAAACAAGTAGAAGAAAATGATATTGTATATGGCGTACATGCAGTGGTAGAAAGTTTGGAAGCCAATCTTGGCAATAAACTCTATATGCAGGATGATTTGCGGGGAAAAAATGTTGAAAAAATCAAGGCTCTAGCTGCTGAAAAAAAAGTCTCGATTTCTTGGACTTCTAAGAAGAGTTTGACAGATATGACTTCAGGGGCTGTTCATCAAGGATTTGTTTTGCGAGTGTCCGCATTTGCCTACGCAGAGTTAGGAGATATTTTAGCCAAAGCAGAGCAGGAAGCTAATCCCCTAATTCTGATTTTGGATGGTCTGACAGATCCGCATAATTTTGGGTCTATCTTACGGACGGCAGATGCAACGCAGGTGGCTGGAATTATCATTCCCAAACACCGTGCGGTTGGTGTGACCCCAGCAGTTGCAAAAACCTCGACAGGTGCGGTCGCCCATGTTCCAATTGCCCGTGTGACCAATCTAAGCCAGACCTTGGATGCATTAAAAGAAGCTGGGTTTTGGATTTTTGGAACAGATATGAATGGGACTCCTAGTCACAAATGGAATACACAAGGAAAGCTCGCTCTCATTATTGGCAATGAAGGCAAGGGGATTTCTGCCAATATTAAAAAGCAGGTCGATGAGATGATTACTATTCCAATGAAAGGGCATGTCCAAAGTTTAAATGCCAGCGTGGCAGCAGCTGTCTTGATGTATGAAGTATTTCGCAACAAAGTATAA
- a CDS encoding DegV family protein has translation MVAFKIMTDSTADVPLEWIEQYGLTIMGLTVELDGVVYETVGENRLTSDVLLEKMLAGGQPTTSQVNVGQFEAVFAEAAKAGEAVLYLAFSAALSGTYQSAVMARDMVLEAYPTAVIEIINTKAATIGEGYLVLKAAQAREAGSSLAETVALIEDLAPRLRTYLLVDDLQHLVRGGRLSKAAALIGGLVNIKPLLSIDAEGSLVPIAKLRGKKKGIKEMLSLTLQQLDDPCVMVAYTGDVETAEQLKTTLLAESQVEQVILEPLGPIIASHTGTGAIAILSISKDKR, from the coding sequence ATGGTCGCATTTAAAATTATGACGGATTCGACGGCAGATGTGCCGCTAGAGTGGATAGAACAATATGGGCTCACCATTATGGGATTGACAGTTGAGCTAGACGGTGTCGTTTATGAAACAGTTGGTGAGAATCGCTTAACGAGTGATGTGTTATTGGAAAAAATGCTAGCAGGTGGCCAACCGACAACTAGTCAGGTCAATGTGGGGCAGTTTGAAGCGGTTTTTGCAGAAGCAGCTAAGGCAGGCGAAGCAGTATTGTACCTCGCATTTTCAGCTGCTTTATCAGGAACTTACCAAAGTGCAGTCATGGCGCGTGACATGGTTCTAGAAGCGTATCCAACAGCTGTCATTGAAATCATCAATACCAAGGCAGCAACCATTGGAGAAGGCTACTTGGTCCTCAAAGCAGCACAAGCACGGGAAGCAGGTAGCTCACTTGCTGAGACAGTAGCGCTGATTGAAGACTTAGCACCACGCTTACGGACCTATCTGTTGGTAGATGACTTGCAGCATTTGGTACGTGGTGGTAGGCTCTCTAAAGCAGCGGCTTTGATTGGCGGATTGGTCAACATTAAACCCTTGCTTTCGATTGATGCAGAAGGTAGCTTGGTTCCCATTGCCAAATTAAGAGGCAAGAAGAAGGGGATTAAGGAAATGCTCTCTCTAACCTTGCAACAGTTAGATGATCCTTGTGTCATGGTAGCTTATACTGGCGATGTCGAAACAGCCGAGCAATTGAAAACTACCTTACTAGCAGAATCACAGGTAGAGCAGGTTATCTTAGAGCCATTAGGACCGATTATTGCCAGCCATACAGGAACTGGTGCAATTGCGATTTTATCTATTAGCAAAGACAAGCGGTAA
- a CDS encoding DUF4300 family protein, giving the protein MKRKLIALVSLCALALVGCHAAPKTEMKKETTPSYRYHNLVSSKNTEELQKDLQEQGVAKENLQALSAFIDSYHQDNKSYEKEAEDWTSMELGQDANQFTTMLDEAEYKEKISHFPKDLNCRQTAFLLLRSLLRYDTEKVKHLAEHPEFQTLKQYHPELTDADSQLYSLLFLDNPAYKSATDLTKAWKDAGVTFSNKLRLLSAVQNVEGSVISMHVGLVYEKDGKVYFLEKMDPSLPYRLSEFQSWKDFQEHMLSGRFQFFRDKIALLVNDQDLSELANMKK; this is encoded by the coding sequence ATGAAACGAAAACTAATTGCCTTAGTCAGCCTATGTGCTCTTGCCTTGGTTGGTTGCCATGCAGCCCCAAAGACGGAGATGAAAAAAGAAACCACACCTAGTTACCGCTACCACAATCTTGTCAGCTCCAAAAACACAGAAGAGCTTCAAAAAGATTTACAAGAACAAGGCGTTGCAAAGGAAAATTTGCAAGCTCTATCTGCCTTTATAGACAGTTATCATCAGGATAACAAATCTTATGAAAAGGAGGCCGAGGACTGGACCAGCATGGAGCTTGGGCAAGATGCGAATCAGTTTACTACGATGTTGGATGAAGCAGAATACAAAGAAAAAATCAGCCATTTTCCAAAAGATTTGAACTGCCGTCAAACAGCTTTTCTGCTTCTACGCTCTCTCTTGCGCTATGATACAGAGAAGGTGAAACATCTTGCAGAACATCCAGAGTTTCAGACCTTGAAGCAATACCATCCTGAATTGACAGATGCAGACAGCCAGCTGTATAGCCTCTTGTTTCTTGACAATCCAGCTTACAAGTCTGCAACTGATTTGACCAAGGCTTGGAAAGATGCAGGTGTTACCTTTTCTAACAAACTACGACTCTTGTCAGCGGTGCAAAATGTAGAAGGTTCTGTGATTAGTATGCATGTTGGCTTAGTGTATGAAAAAGATGGGAAAGTCTATTTCCTTGAAAAGATGGATCCATCCCTTCCATACCGACTCAGCGAATTCCAATCTTGGAAAGATTTCCAAGAGCATATGTTATCAGGTCGTTTCCAATTCTTTAGAGATAAAATTGCGTTATTGGTGAATGATCAAGACTTGTCTGAGCTAGCAAACATGAAGAAATGA